A window from Aminivibrio sp. encodes these proteins:
- a CDS encoding ABC transporter substrate-binding protein: MKKSLFALFLSAAILAFCSSPRETAAGTFDPEAFAGPKVKDLYLVIIRDPDAQLLALNRGRADILGDLYRPVDVDALSKSPAVELSIAPGFHGFFLGFNVRTFPWNSVDLRRSAWQVLPRERMVRDLFAGYAEPLSTFLPPVSPYFEPDVTVYPHDPEAARKRLADAGWTWGSDGVLISPDGEKIPPQKLICPTASTAPTTAEIAVRMAEALSAIGIPVEAEPMDFSTMISKLDERDFQMYVLAWQMTRDPDSLYAFYSSKMDIRGGYNMSGISDPELDKVLDRLRFAPDEAAARAAASEAQKLLSDLVPVVPVYSRYTISAVSKQWKGTLVTDRVTADNIWSLLAMEPASGPMRPLYLVQADEPRALNPFTSSSAYDWQILGLIYDSLIAVDPYTLETIPWLAESWTLKTEEGPSGPRTVLTFRLREGVEWHDGTPLTAADAAFTYETLRKNAVPRYFDNVDNIETVETPDDHTLRVTMKNVSFWHLHRVGGIPILPRHVIEKVTDWRSWLPASEKHPSDTGLTGLVGTGPFVFREYRPGEYVRLSGNERFWLGRKR, encoded by the coding sequence CTGGCGCTGAACCGGGGACGGGCGGACATCCTGGGGGATCTCTATCGCCCCGTGGACGTGGACGCCCTGTCAAAAAGCCCCGCCGTGGAGCTCTCCATCGCCCCAGGCTTTCACGGATTCTTCCTCGGCTTCAACGTCCGGACCTTTCCGTGGAACAGCGTCGACCTGCGCCGCAGTGCCTGGCAGGTCCTTCCCCGGGAGAGGATGGTCCGGGATCTCTTCGCCGGATACGCCGAACCCCTTTCTACCTTCCTCCCTCCGGTGTCTCCCTACTTCGAACCTGACGTGACGGTCTATCCCCACGACCCTGAAGCCGCAAGGAAGCGCCTTGCCGACGCGGGATGGACATGGGGCTCCGACGGCGTCCTCATCTCGCCCGACGGGGAAAAAATTCCTCCCCAGAAGCTCATCTGCCCCACGGCGTCCACGGCGCCCACAACGGCCGAAATCGCGGTGCGCATGGCCGAGGCCCTCTCCGCCATAGGCATTCCGGTCGAAGCTGAGCCCATGGACTTCTCCACCATGATCTCCAAGCTGGACGAGCGGGATTTCCAAATGTACGTCTTGGCATGGCAGATGACCCGGGATCCCGATTCTCTCTACGCCTTCTACTCCTCGAAGATGGACATAAGGGGCGGATACAACATGTCCGGCATCTCCGACCCCGAACTCGACAAAGTTCTCGACCGTCTCCGCTTCGCCCCGGACGAGGCGGCCGCACGGGCCGCCGCCTCGGAAGCCCAGAAGCTTCTCTCGGATCTCGTTCCGGTGGTCCCCGTCTACAGCCGGTACACCATTTCCGCCGTGTCGAAGCAGTGGAAGGGAACCCTGGTCACCGACCGGGTAACGGCGGACAACATCTGGAGCCTGTTGGCCATGGAGCCGGCATCAGGCCCCATGAGACCCCTCTACCTCGTCCAGGCCGACGAGCCCAGGGCACTCAACCCCTTCACGTCAAGCTCCGCCTACGACTGGCAGATCCTCGGCCTGATCTACGACTCCCTCATCGCCGTGGATCCCTACACCCTGGAGACCATCCCCTGGCTCGCCGAAAGCTGGACCCTTAAGACGGAAGAAGGCCCTTCGGGGCCCCGCACGGTACTCACCTTCCGCCTCAGGGAAGGGGTGGAGTGGCATGACGGCACACCCCTGACGGCGGCTGACGCCGCCTTCACCTACGAGACGCTCCGGAAAAACGCCGTTCCCCGGTACTTCGACAACGTGGACAACATCGAAACCGTGGAGACTCCCGACGACCACACCCTCAGGGTGACCATGAAAAACGTGAGTTTCTGGCACCTCCACAGGGTGGGCGGCATCCCCATTCTTCCCCGGCACGTCATCGAAAAAGTCACCGACTGGCGGAGCTGGCTTCCCGCGTCGGAGAAACACCCCTCGGACACAGGCCTCACCGGGCTCGTCGGGACCGGTCCCTTCGTCTTCCGGGAGTACCGCCCCGGGGAATACGTCCGGTTGAGCGGGAACGAACGGTTCTGGCTCGGCAGGAAGAGGTGA
- a CDS encoding ABC transporter permease, protein MKDLLKRWSFWCLLALAALALFGTRLFGALPEAEVAAPFSKPLWLDRSLPPTMDLELTGDHPAAELNWSFGAPSRFSLRVETAIPAPSRFVEWTLPGGKTYRLTPLNRDVELDGRDMAFKRSLGLPPFGDASSALFPERGTYRIGLTGEGGWEGSVKIRLEGGRWGLLGTDQRGRDIAALFVAGIRVSLLVGIFATILATFLGTSLGLAAGYRGGWTDAVIMRAVDLLLSIPLLPILMALAALWGKGLWQLILILSVFSWMGTARTVRALTLTLRDAQYIEDLRGLGAPVGYILRRHLLPETLPVLLATMTLGVPGAILSEAGLSFLGLSDPRVISWGRMLHEAQSFGAFTAGAWWMLLPPGLGIALL, encoded by the coding sequence ATGAAGGACCTGCTGAAACGATGGAGCTTCTGGTGCCTTCTCGCCCTGGCGGCCCTGGCCCTGTTCGGGACCCGGCTCTTCGGCGCCCTCCCCGAAGCTGAGGTGGCCGCTCCCTTCTCGAAACCCTTGTGGCTGGACCGCTCCCTTCCGCCCACCATGGACCTGGAACTCACCGGCGACCATCCTGCCGCGGAGCTGAACTGGTCCTTCGGCGCCCCTTCCCGGTTCTCCCTCCGGGTCGAAACGGCCATTCCGGCGCCTTCCCGGTTCGTGGAATGGACCCTCCCCGGCGGAAAAACCTACCGCCTCACCCCTCTGAACCGGGACGTGGAACTCGACGGACGGGACATGGCCTTCAAGCGGTCCCTCGGGCTGCCCCCCTTCGGGGACGCTTCTTCCGCCCTCTTTCCCGAAAGAGGAACCTACAGGATCGGGCTGACCGGCGAAGGGGGATGGGAGGGCTCAGTGAAAATCCGACTGGAAGGGGGGCGGTGGGGCCTCCTCGGAACGGACCAGCGGGGCAGGGACATCGCCGCCCTCTTCGTGGCCGGAATCCGGGTCTCCCTGCTGGTGGGCATCTTCGCCACCATTCTGGCCACCTTCCTCGGAACCAGCCTCGGCCTCGCGGCAGGCTACCGGGGAGGATGGACCGATGCCGTGATCATGAGAGCTGTGGACCTGCTGCTCTCCATTCCCCTGCTTCCCATCCTCATGGCCCTCGCCGCCCTCTGGGGAAAGGGGCTCTGGCAGCTCATCCTCATCCTCTCCGTCTTCTCCTGGATGGGCACCGCCCGTACCGTTCGGGCCCTGACCCTTACCCTCAGAGACGCCCAGTACATCGAGGACCTCAGGGGACTGGGAGCCCCGGTGGGCTACATCCTCCGGCGGCACCTTCTGCCGGAGACTCTGCCCGTGCTGCTGGCCACCATGACCCTGGGCGTCCCCGGGGCCATTCTCTCCGAGGCGGGGCTTTCCTTCCTCGGCCTCTCGGACCCCAGGGTGATCTCCTGGGGACGGATGCTCCACGAAGCCCAGTCCTTCGGCGCCTTCACCGCCGGGGCATGGTGGATGCTCCTGCCTCCCGGCCTCGGCATCGCCCTCCTCTG
- a CDS encoding ABC transporter permease encodes MSGYWARRTGSALLVLGLVLVLNFVLFRMMPGDPVASIIDPNFSPEAKARLSEVYGLDQPLPVQFLLYVRSTLTFDFGISFLTGRPVIDELKSRLPNTVMLLGTSLVLSSLLGTWLGMKAALKRGSLLEKCVLWSGALSFSFPSFFVQLVLLMAFAAALPLFPLRGTLSVPPPAGGLPLLLDYLWHMALPVFSLVLLGFGGWALYVRNLMVKILGEDFILLARARGLPERNIILGHAFRTLLPPLLTIFLLSLPGVVSGAVITETVFSLHGVGRFLLEAVTGHDYPAAGASFFLLAFLTVSCNLLSDLLYGLTDPRVRMERGGRR; translated from the coding sequence GTGAGCGGCTACTGGGCACGTCGGACGGGCAGCGCCCTGCTGGTCCTCGGGCTGGTGCTTGTGCTCAACTTTGTCCTGTTCCGCATGATGCCGGGAGACCCCGTGGCCTCCATCATCGACCCGAACTTCTCTCCCGAGGCAAAGGCCCGGCTGAGCGAGGTCTACGGCCTCGACCAGCCCCTTCCGGTGCAGTTTCTCCTGTATGTCCGGTCGACCCTGACCTTCGACTTCGGCATCTCCTTCCTCACGGGGCGCCCCGTGATAGACGAGCTGAAATCCAGGCTGCCCAACACGGTAATGCTGCTGGGTACAAGCCTTGTGCTGTCGTCCCTTCTCGGGACCTGGCTCGGCATGAAGGCGGCGCTGAAGCGGGGAAGCCTCCTGGAAAAGTGCGTCCTCTGGAGCGGCGCTCTCTCCTTCTCCTTCCCCTCCTTCTTCGTCCAGCTCGTGCTTCTCATGGCCTTCGCCGCCGCCCTGCCCCTCTTTCCCCTGAGGGGAACCCTGTCGGTCCCCCCGCCGGCGGGAGGGCTTCCCCTGCTGCTCGACTATCTGTGGCACATGGCCCTGCCCGTGTTTTCCCTCGTTCTCCTGGGCTTCGGGGGATGGGCCCTCTACGTGCGGAACCTCATGGTGAAGATTCTCGGCGAGGATTTCATCCTCCTCGCCCGGGCCAGGGGACTTCCGGAACGGAACATCATCCTGGGGCACGCCTTCCGGACCCTCCTGCCGCCCCTGCTCACCATCTTCCTGCTCTCCCTTCCCGGGGTCGTCTCCGGGGCCGTGATCACCGAGACGGTGTTCTCCCTCCACGGGGTGGGACGGTTCCTTCTTGAGGCTGTCACCGGCCATGACTACCCCGCCGCGGGGGCATCCTTCTTTTTGCTGGCCTTCCTCACCGTGAGCTGCAATCTTCTGTCGGACCTGCTCTACGGCCTGACCGACCCCCGGGTGCGCATGGAAAGGGGCGGCAGACGATGA